Below is a window of bacterium DNA.
CATTTTTTGAGTCGCTTAAGCCAATTAAATTATTTCGTATCTTTAGGAGGATCAAAATGTCGGCGGCACCGCGCTTCGTACGTACCTGTCGCGCCTACCAAAACGCGATCGGCGCTTTGGACAAGTCGCTGTGTATAGTTGGCCGGTGCACCACATACCATACAGATAGCCATGGGTTTGTCTACCACTTCAGCCACCGCAAGAAGCTGCGGCATCGGCTCAAAAGGCCGACCTAGATAATCTTTGTCCAATCCGGCAACGATTACGCGTTTACCCATGTATGCTAATTTATTACATATTTCAACAATCGAAGCA
It encodes the following:
- a CDS encoding thymidine kinase, with amino-acid sequence MNIVHNSGWIEVIAGSMFSGKSEELIRRMRRAEIAKMRVQVFKPQIDSRYSEDHIVSHSELKMPSEVIEKASEIMEKLDPRTDVIGVDEAQFFDASIVEICNKLAYMGKRVIVAGLDKDYLGRPFEPMPQLLAVAEVVDKPMAICMVCGAPANYTQRLVQSADRVLVGATGTYEARCRRHFDPPKDTK